Part of the Syntrophorhabdaceae bacterium genome is shown below.
CAGTACACCTATGAGTCTTCGGGTATGGTCTCAGCGGATCACAGAATATTACCAGTTGAGCTTTCCCTAATAAAGTGGACACGCAGTTAAGTTTCACCAAGGAGCCTTTCATACTGATCCGGGCTCCTGTACCCCAGGGCCGAGTGCCTCCTCTGACGATTATAAAACGCTTCCACGTACTCAAAGATACTGAGCCGTGCCTCCAACCTGGAACGGTACCTCTCCCCGTGAACCAGTTCCGTCTTGAGTGTACCCCAAAACGACTCCACATAGGCGTTATCGTAGCAATTGCCGCTTCGGCTCATACTCGGGATCATGCCGTATTCCTTCAGCAGCTCCTGATAGGCATAGCTGGCATACTGCCGACCCCGATCCGAATGGTGGATCAACCCTGCAGAGGGACGCTGCCTGCCCGCTGCCTCTCGGAGCGCCGCTGAAGCCAACTCCTGGGAGAGCGTCTCACTCCTGGACAACCCCAAGACCCTCCGGCTCTTCACATTCATCACGACGGCCACATAGAGCCACCCCTCCGAGGTCGGAACAAACGTAATATCCGATGCCCAAACCCCCTCGGTCTGTCTCCGGCCGATCAGCAAGTTTGCCGCCAGCGCATACGCATGCCGTGAATCGGTCGTCCGCCGGAATCGCCTCCTCTTCACCTCACCGCAGATCCCGTGATCCTTCATGATCCGGGCCACCCGGTTCTTGCCGCATTGGAAGCCCTTCTCCCGGAGCTCCACGGTGATCCGCGGACTCCCGTACAGCCTTCGGCTTTGCGCGTGAAGCTGTCGGATCTGCCCC
Proteins encoded:
- a CDS encoding IS3 family transposase (programmed frameshift), with the protein product MAMGKEDKRRYFTREFKVNAVQLVTEKGMPVGKVAQELDIHPNLLHLWRRRMLTEGDKAFVGRGRVKPENAEIRQLRKALEKVKEERDIFKKSLGRILQTKQMTYGFMEEHRGIYRVATMCTVLRASRSGYYAWRKRQPSRRWTDNEELLGQIRQLHAQSRRLYGSPRITVELREKGFQCGKNRVARIMKDHGICGEVKRRRFRRTTDSRHAYALAANLLIGRRQTEGVWASDITFVPTSEGWLYVAVVMNVKSRRVLGLSRSETLSQELASAALREAAGRQRPSAGLIHHSDRGRQYASYAYQELLKEYGMIPSMSRSGNCYDNAYVESFWGTLKTELVHGERYRSRLEARLSIFEYVEAFYNRQRRHSALGYRSPDQYERLLGET